TCAAATGGGACCCTCAACAAAAACAAGAAAACAggtaaaaaataaaatatatacatatatatatatatatatatatatgtgcgTGTTGCTATATATGCTATTTATCATGTACAGtgtaattttataaataccataatattttatatatatatatatatatataattcacCTTTTTATAGGTATCGACAACAATGAACAATTTAATAATCAATGGAATAACAAAAAGGATAAAAACATGGAAAATCTTTTGTGCGATCttgaaaatatttcaattaataataatgaattatTCAACAGTTTACAGGTTAAGGGTAATAACAcacaaatattatataataatatgaagtctaatcaaaatgaagataaaacttattataataaacaacaatgtaaaaataaaaataatatgaataagaattataataataatgataaatttAACTTGATGAACTCTAATAATGATCTCATgttttttgaaaataaaaaggaaagtaatacaaaagaaataaatgTATCGTCTAAACCAACTAATCAAACTAATTTAAATGACGAAGGATTATTCTTTCATTTAAATcaacaaaatatttatgaacatgaaaataaattaatagatataaataatgatagtactaataattcattgaatacatattttaataatatatcacaaaatacatatgaaaaggataatataataaacacatcgtcattaaataataatataaaaacaagtaataataattcacatgataataaaacaagtaatataaattatgttCATGATCACCATTTAAAAATGGCTGATGATCAAATTgacaatttttttaattctttcACTTTATCctctaaaaaaaatgaacaaaacAATACCAAGCCAAATGTAAAAATTGATGCCTTCGAACTATTATCGGATCAAATGAaactataaaaaaaaaaaaatctatatatatatatatatatatatatattttactttttgaatttttagattatatatgaaatataagTACACCTATGtgtgtatattatatttacttGTTTTATAGTATGTAAaaacacatatatttatatatatgtttccattatatttatttcatttttttctttttttttatcagTTGATTTCAAATATTgttattcttatatttattttaatcTTACATACaaatttttgtttaaagctaaaaaaaaaaaaaaaaaaaaaaaatatatatatatatataaaaaaaaaaaaaaaaagaaaattataatataatataatataaataattttttactttgtgcagaataaaaaaaatacacattttttttttgttttcaaacttttattatttattcgTTCTATCTATAtcaataattatttatgatttttaattgatatgtatatttttttatttttttatttttagtCTTATGCTTCATATAATagttataattttaatgtttttatatttgtcTTATAACATGACATAAGGGTTATCATCTATAAAATGATAAgaaagggaaaaaaaaaaaaaaaagaatgatttttttcgatataatattatatatattattcatgtATTATATACCTGAAAAACAAGGAACCTTTAAattatactttttaataatggatctacaaaataaacaaaaatgaaagatataaaaaaaaaaaattatatatatatatatatatatatatatatatatatgataacgttttctttttttgtatatcattttaaagaataaaaaaaaaagaaactCACGTTGGTATAAATCGTCCTCCGAGGTAatgtttctttttataatttttcaatCCTTGCTTTGGAAGCATTAAGGAAATATTCATATCTGAGTTTATAAAAAGGCTATTTGTTGAAAGACCTatattaagaaatatataaatttataaaatatatgatacaaatatatatatatatatatatatatatatatatatattatgttgGTACATCTTTAAAAACTTGTATGTCACCTGAATCGATATTAATTCCAGATGGGACGTCTACTGAGACAACAACTTTATTGCTATTATTGATCATCTGCGGAGATTAAGTAGgcataattataaatatataaataaataaataaatatatatatatacatacataccTGTATTATTTCGTCAAACGGTTTTCTGGGTTCTCCCTTGAAACTAAATCCAAATATCGAATCTATTATTAAATCATAATTATCCAAATCTTAatcaaaagaaaattaaaagaagaaataaaaataaatgttaACTATATATGATTAACCGATCatgtttttaaatatgaatgGATACATTTATAGTTAtcaattatataataataacaaatatatatgtatgtttaCCACTTGGTGTTAAACTCATGAGGACGTTGATTTCATAATGCTCCAATAGTTTCAATAGCCTCTTTAAAaggtaatatatatatatatatatatgaataatatatatatatataaattttttttttttaaagattTTCCTTATATTGTCTTACTTTAAATAATGTTTTATCATTAACTTTCGGATATAATACCACGACGTCATATCCGAATTGCTTCAAATGACGAGCTGCAACTAAGCCGTCCCCACCATTATTCCCAGGACCACAACatatcaatatttttttaaattcaCATGATTTGTATTCcttaaaaattatttgaGATATCGATAAACCAGCTAATTCCATTAACTGCTCAGTGCTATATCCAACTTCATCGCTCATCAATTCGTTATCTATCTTTTGTGATAAATCTTGTGATAAATACTATAATGTTATTgggaaaataatatatatatatatatattgtttttattatatccaaatgaattaatatgaatataaattctATAGATTCAATGTTCATtctttacatatattattgatgttagttacatttatttattttattattttttttttcttacaGTAATTTCCATTTTTCTCACGTTTAAACTATAACCGCTTCTTTTCCTCTTTAAACTTACACCTAATGTAGGAACATatatcttattatatatttttaatttaaaataatttaataaacttaaaacataaaaattcTTTAGTGATCTAGAAAAAGTGAAgctttttataaataaattcgtaatcatattatatcttatatgtatattcCCACAAATGATATAACTTTTACCAAgtaaattaaataaataaaataatatttatacacattatactaatacatatataataaataaattatatatatatatatatatatatatatgtatattattgcaaataattgtttaaaagaataaaattttcttttataagTTATTTTGAAGCTtcaaattaaaatatattaaaattaaaacggtaatacatatattttatatattatcattttttttatgaaaaacAATCTTGTTACACATTTGGttttatagaaatatatgaaatattataaaaaaaaaaataatataataaaataaaatcttatttatatatatatatatatataaatatatatatatatttttacaaaaatgtcgaaaaaattagaaaaaaaaaaaaaatataataataataatataatatatactcATTAATTATCAAACAAATATAACgttaaaagaaaaagaaaaagaaaaagaaaaaaaaaaaaaaaaaaaattggaatctattatattattcctttttgttattttgattttaaatttatataaatatattaaatatattttttaaatatatgtttctATAGACATAATATCTTTGAAGTAaaaacattatttttattttttttttttttatttcttcctttcttcattatgccatttcttttcttttcttttcttttttttaattttttccaaaaataaatcaaaacCAAATGTATAAACTACAacatgaaaaaataattttacttttttttcttttcttctttttgGCCTAATATTCTCAATAAATGTGTGAACAATCCTACTAGATCTAAATATAGGCAAATGGAATGCATCTacaaaaaggaaaatatattagaaattatataaatattatattaagcagtttttatataaattgttttaaatatatctcatgtatatattttgtatatcttttatattgtgttgatttccatttttcttttttttttttttttttttttttttttNNNNNNNNNNNNNNNNNNNNNNNNNNNNNNNNNNNNNNNNNNNNNNNNNNNNNNNNNNNNNNNNNNNNNNNNNNNNNNNNNNNNNNNNNNNNNNNNNNNNNNNNNNNNNNNNNNNNNNNNNNNNNNNNNNNNNNNNNNNNNNNNNNNNNNNNNNNNNNNNNNNNNNNNNNNNNNNNNNNNNNNNNNNNNNNNNNNNNNNNNNNNNNNNNNNNNNNNNNNNNNNNNNNNNNNNNNNNNNNNNNNNNNNNNNNNNNNNNNNNNNNNNNNNNNNNNNNNNNNNNNNNNNNNNNNNNNNNNttttttttttttttttttttttttcattactATGTAATCTTTATTTCCCCTTCTAAAGTCAAAGAGAGTAATCTGAGTATCGAATAAAACAAATctaaaaagaaaaaaaaaaagaaaaaaaatgatataataaataaatattaaatttaaataaattcttatattctcatacataaaaatatatagattGTAATCATTATTTAAGAAACATAACAAACCAATTTACAAcattttatgtataaatagTTTTTATTGTTcttcttatatatattattaccccatatacataaaaaatcCAGTATATAACAATGTGGTGTCTATAAATTTGGATCTTATGAAAAAGTTCATAAATGAAATTAAGGCTACATAAGAACAGACGGCACATAAAACAGCCCCAAGAAATATGGAAATCCTAAGaagatttaaaaaaaaaaaataataataaaataaaataaaataatttatatatgaaatatcatttatataatttttttttttttttttttttttttttttctcattttatattttatatacaaatatattaaaatctatataatgtataaatttttGAATTTCCATATTTGTTTCATTCTACTTACCtattttttgaaaagaTGGCGGCCAAGGAAAAGCAACAAAATATAGATAAGCTCCCAAAAAAGGCTAGGGGAAGTATTGATGggtttaaataattaacaTAATTTATGTAGTCACTAATTAAAATACCAATAGAAGATGATATACCAGCAAAATATACAAgtcttttttttgatgTATCAACTAATTGATAATGAGAATTACATGAGGATGCTAAAAGAAATGAACAAACTAAACTAATAATAGAAGCAATAAATCTTGGTACcttaaaataataaatatccACATAACAACTTAAGGCACTAACTATTGTTCCCATAGCTAAAAGaccatatatttttattaaatgatttCTTTCTTCATTTGTTAAGGGGGAAAAATTCATAATGTTGGATAAATTTATATCCCTTTGTCGTTTCTTTATCTGATTCAAAAAATCcattttttcaatattatatccaaaaatatttataaataataaaatgaaaaaaaataaaataaataaataaatatatatatatatatatatatatatatattataattatatattttcaaatatgtatagctgcttttattttttttttttttaaatatataatttataattatataataataatatatatttcttttaaaatatattataaaatttatattttcaaacTTCTTCAAAAATTGCgactttatatatatataagtaaaagaaatggaaaaataaaaaaaaatttaagtttgtatttattattcatatataatatatatatatatatatatatatatatatatataatataatataatatatttattttaaattttattacaaaaaaaaaaaaaaaaaaaaaaaaataaaaaaaatatataaaaaaaaaaaaaaaaaaaaaaaaataaaaaaNNNNNNNNNNNNNNNNNNNNNNNNNNNNNNNNNNNNNNNNNNNNNNNNNNNNNNNNNNNNNNNNNNNNNNNNNNNNNNNNNNNNNNNNNNNNNNNNNNNNNNNNNNNNNNNNNNNNNNNNNNNNNNNNNNNNNNNNNNNNNNNNNNNNNNNNNNNNNNNNNNNNNNNNNNNNNNNNNNNNNNNNNNNNNNNNNNNNNNNNNNNNNNNNNNNNNNNNNNNNNNNNNNNNNNNNNNNNNNNNNNNNNNNNNNNNNNNNNNNNNNNNNNNNNNNNNNNNNNNNNNNNNNNNNNNNNNNNNNNNNNNNNNNNNNNNNNNNNNNNNNNNNNNNNNNNNNNNNNNNNNNNNNNNNNNNNNNNNNNNNNNNNNNNNNNNNNaaaaaaaaaaaaaaaaaaaaaaaatgtgcacgcaatatatataaagagctaaaaaaaagaaaatatataaaataagtaaaataaaaaaaataatatgtaaacataatatatatacatatataattatatattttcttatttgagaaaaaaataaaaaaaaaaatataaaagtatgttctatatatttacatatatttattgttatatatatgaatatataataacgattttttgaaattataattatgaaaattctttttgttcttatgaattaaaaaataaaggaaaataaaattatggaatatatatatatatatatatatatatatatatatatacatctataaataaaatacacTGTTAATGATTAGTATTGacaaaaataatcatataaattattttaaaaggCATTCTTACTTTAatgatttaatatatatatattatatatatgtatattttcatttaatgattcttcaatataaaatatatattcatttagGACACCTTTTAACAAATATACACGCTTAACTGTATTTATGATTATGGAATATGcaattaaaatatatatatatatatatatatatatattgtgGTATATCgtatttcttatattaataatattagtaGGTCTTATGAAATGTCAACataaaagatattaaaaatgatataatccttttttattgttCATAACGTGaattgaaaaataaaaatacttgtaagaataaataaagcttcatttaaatatatgaatatatttaattttgaACACATAtcctttaattttttattatttgtctgtttaataatttatttgcATTGCAGTATATTCATCTTAAGATGcttaataaatatatttttttatattcaagTTGTTATtgttaaatattaaaatatatatatattacaaataataaagtgatcaaataaaaaattcttgtccttttatatattattctttcttttttgacataaaatttgtatagatataagaaaaaaataaatatatatttatttatattacatatcATTAATTCAATACTTTCTATGTGTTTCATATAATGTGcaaaagtatatattttgtatgtGGTGtccttattatatatatttcaaatatGACTTAATATAATGTGTATTACCTgtttattttgaaaaatatagacattaaatatttttatattgatactcatctttattataattcaaatatatatatatatatatatattattcctTTTAGGTGTGTGTACTGTTTGTTTCTATTATGTTACTTATTACCACAATTGCTATATTACTACAAATTATTTGTCTTTGGctattttcaaaaaaaaaaaaaaaaaaaaaaacctGAACATCTAAAATCTGCCTAGccaaaaaattaatttacccaataataaaaaaaaaaaaaaattaaattaaatgatataatataatataatataatataaagggttattttccatttaattgtaaataaagaataaaaaaattaaacaagtaaatgaaatgaataaataccataaattataaaattaataataagaaaaagaagaagaagaaaaaaagaaagaaatatatatatatatatatatattatgtaaaataaaatgtatacatatttacTTATACTGTTCAGTACGGTTTATAATTTGCCACTGTTCCgtatgaataataatttgatCCGTGTAAAATATGTTCGATTTCTTCAGCTCGttgaaaagaaaagataTTTCCTCCAACTTGTAAAATTCTATAGAAACTCCATACTAACTGAATAACAAAATAAGCTATTAagaacataaaaaaatgtatgaCCATTTCCATAATTCCATAgtacatattataattaagTGTAACACTCCTTTGccaataaaaattattataataccATTGAACACTATGAGCTGTTGTTGTATTATATAGGcaaattaaaaattcaATAGCTTCCACCATATAATTTATGACTACAATATTATAAGCAATGTAAGCCGTAAATGCATTTTTATGAGAAACtgaaaagaatattaaCATGGcacaaataaaattaaaggttgatataatcataaaaaagGTTGAATTATAATGGGACATATGTGTTAACATAATTATGGACACTAATATTAAAAGTATtgcatatataatacttgCAGTCCCAATAGAAAAGCATAAAAATCTTTTCATAGTCCATCTTTTCATTCTGTCTTTTCCGAACATTTTTGTAAACCTActtcataattatttatatctatttGAAATATACGTAAGTAAATTTCATTTGGTTGtgttgtaaaaaaaaaaaaaaaaaaaaaaaaaacaattaaattaaaatatattatattattctatGTTCAAAATGGAAAggttataaataatatctCTTTTATTAAACACATGTAACCATATATAAAGGTATATtaatgtataataaatatatttatttgtaaaat
This is a stretch of genomic DNA from Plasmodium reichenowi strain SY57 chromosome 14, whole genome shotgun sequence. It encodes these proteins:
- a CDS encoding pyridoxal 5'-phosphate synthase, putative — encoded protein: MITNLFIKSFTFSRSLKNFYVLSLLNYFKLKIYNKIYVPTLGVSLKRKRSGYSLNVRKMEITYLSQDLSQKIDNELMSDEVGYSTEQLMELAGLSISQIIFKEYKSCEFKKILICCGPGNNGGDGLVAARHLKQFGYDVVVLYPKVNDKTLFKRLLKLLEHYEINVLMSLTPSDLDNYDLIIDSIFGFSFKGEPRKPFDEIIQMINNSNKVVVSVDVPSGINIDSGLSTNSLFINSDMNISLMLPKQGLKNYKKKHYLGGRFIPTSIIKKYNLKVPCFSDDNPYVML
- a CDS encoding bax inhibitor 1, putative — translated: MDFLNQIKKRQRDINLSNIMNFSPLTNEERNHLIKIYGLLAMGTIVSALSCYVDIYYFKVPRFIASIISLVCSFLLASSCNSHYQLVDTSKKRLVYFAGISSSIGILISDYINYVNYLNPSILPLAFFGSLSIFCCFSLAAIFSKNRISIFLGAVLCAVCSYVALISFMNFFIRSKFIDTTLLYTGFFMYMGFVLFDTQITLFDFRRGNKDYIMHSICLYLDLVGLFTHLLRILGQKEEKKKK
- a CDS encoding putative membrane protein (conserved Plasmodium membrane protein, unknown function): MFGKDRMKRWTMKRFLCFSIGTASIIYAILLILVSIIMLTHMSHYNSTFFMIISTFNFICAMLIFFSVSHKNAFTAYIAYNIVVINYMVEAIEFLICLYNTTTAHSVQWYYNNFYWQRSVTLNYNMYYGIMEMVIHFFMFLIAYFVIQLVWSFYRILQVGGNIFSFQRAEEIEHILHGSNYYSYGTVANYKPY